A part of Miscanthus floridulus cultivar M001 chromosome 6, ASM1932011v1, whole genome shotgun sequence genomic DNA contains:
- the LOC136460590 gene encoding uncharacterized protein yields MVDPIIITKRLTKVLNDRGSGLNIMYAETLNAMGIDRSHIQPIRTPFHGIVPGKMETLTFEVVGFHDTYHVILGRPCYAKFMSIPNYTYLKLKMLGPRGVITVGTS; encoded by the exons atggtcgacccgatcatcatcacgaagcggctcaccaaggtgttgaatgatagaggcagtggcctcaacatcatgtatgctgagacgctcaatgccatgggcatcgaccggtcACACATCCAACCGATCAggacgcctttccatggcatcgtgcctggaaa gatggagacccttacctttgaggtggttgggttccacgacACCTACCACGttatcctaggacgtccatgctatgcgaagttcatgtccatccccaactacacctatctgaagttgaagatgctgggtccgcgtggggtcatcaccgtcggcacctcctag
- the LOC136458244 gene encoding uncharacterized protein: MVYVYSLPLTPAVILSFVSSQVALLMQAYKEHELYVTGMIPVVIWYMNARSYVELELPQPPFNLFPAKNVRIYIETAIVVVISYVSLLIVNWSHIWLVIFPVIAIGFIVALCSQLSHQDQAGGSKEQSNDGEGEATAPSGKKAEGLEVVALVPYWALCVMGHFHADKFAVSQFLLFFSFMLGALTMMMTRLVGLATVHRGIAPASELLRKASLVVLLVAVHAVAAELLGENALLYCLPEIVPVLLWLSVRLDCDDRAIITTTAADRIKQLDLGRRVLILLNAAPAAVLSAMLAAGNMEEPVLYWCSKALVSCAVSALLTLYIVFMLCQWPGGQRDGTLVTVTATSLQEAVELLKYWANVLLAAVATLLVFTSLASFQLVLLQEPAASASADQILQRLCQKFLQFII; the protein is encoded by the coding sequence ATGGTGTATGTTTACTCCCTCCCTTTGACGCCAGCGGTCATCCTCAGCTTTGTCAGTTCCCAAGTGGCGTTGCTGATGCAGGCGTATAAAGAGCACGAGCTGTATGTCACCGGTATGATTCCGGTTGTTATTTGGTATATGAACGCGCGCTCATACGTCGAACTGGAATTGCCACAGCCTCCTTTCAACTTGTTTCCTGCTAAGAATGTCAGGATCTACATCGAGACGGCAATTGTCGTGGTGATATCTTACGTGTCACTACTCATAGTCAACTGGAGCCACATCTGGCTCGTCATCTTCCCTGTCATCGCCATCGGCTTTATCGTTGCGCTGTGCAGTCAGCTCAGTCATCAGGATCAGGCCGGTGGATCAAAGGAGCAGAGCAAcgatggtgaaggtgaagctacTGCGCCTTCAGGGAAAAAGGCAGAGGGGCTGGAGGTAGTAGCACTGGTGCCGTACTGGGCGCTCTGCGTGATGGGCCACTTCCACGCTGACAAATTCGCCGTCTCCCAGTTCCTTCTCTTCTTCAGTTTCATGCTCGGGGCACTCACCATGATGATGACTCGGCTGGTGGGGCTGGCCACGGTGCATCGTGGCATCGCGCCGGCGTCCGAGCTGCTCCGGAAGGCCTCGCTCGTGGTGCTGCTGGTGGCGGTGCACGCGGTGGCCGCGGAGCTGCTGGGAGAGAACGCGCTGCTCTACTGCCTGCCGGAGATCGTGCCGGTGCTGCTGTGGCTCAGCGTTCGCCTCGACTGCGACGACCGCGCCATCATCACTACCACTGCTGCCGACAGGATCAAGCAGCTGGACTTGGGCAGGAGAGTGCTCATTCTGCTCAACGCAGCGCCAGCTGCAGTCTTGTCGGCCATGCTAGCGGCGGGCAACATGGAGGAGCCCGTGCTCTACTGGTGCAGCAAGGCACTGGTGTCTTGTGCTGTTTCGGCGCTTCTAACCTTGTACATTGTTTTCATGCTGTGCCAGTGGCCAGGAGGACAACGCGATGGCACGCTAGTCACAGTCACAGCTACCTCTTTGCAGGAGGCAGTCGAGCTTCTCAAGTATTGGGCAAACGTTTTGCTGGCAGCGGTGGCGACGCTGCTAGTATTTACATCTCTAGCTTCTTTCCAACTAGTTCTACTGCAAGAACCGGCGGCCTCTGCATCAGCCGACCAAATTCTGCAACGACTATGTCAAAAATTCCTCCAGTTCATAATTTAA